TTACCTGATGAAGACCTTGTATATGAGGTATATAATGGATCTACATTATTAGATACGGTTGAAGGAAACTCTTATACTACTAAAGTAACAGATGGGGAAGTTTATTATTTTTCTGTAAAAGGGAAAGTTAAACTTGATGAGTCAGCAATTTCAGAAAGGATTGCCCAAGCAAAATCACTTGATATAAGCATAACACAAGATATAGAAGCAAGTTTATCCTATCAAGATTATGCTTTATACTATACTAAAGAGATTTCTATTGAAAATGATTCTTTAGCTAGTATGAATTTTAAAGAGTATGTTGATACTTTTGTATTTAAATACATGACTTTTATACCGTTAAAATATGGTGAAACTCCTTATCCTTATAGAAAATGGGATAACATGTACTATTTTGGAGGCGATACAAGAACACAACCAGACTTTTGGTCTAGTGATTATAGAACAATGTTTGTAGTTTATGCTTTTTTGGGTGAAGAAAAGGGTATTATTGATTATTCTATAGTTAACTATAGTACTGCGTATGACAAGAACAAAAAATTGGTAGCAGTTGATACGGAAGAAGACGGTGAAATTTATGTATCTAATATTATAAAACGTAGCGACTATATTTTCTTTCAACTAAATCATAGCGTAGATGTACCTTTTGATCTAATGGATAACCCCTTATTCACTCCACCTAATATTGACTATCGAGTTGGTACGACTCTCTATACAAATGGTGATGTTGTTATCCAGGGTTCTAGGGACAAAGCTCCTTCACATGAATATTGGGGTATTCCATATGGAAGTGATTTCCCAATACCACTGTATTTTGGAAAGCATAGTGGTAACTTTAATTCTCTATTTGGTATTGATTATGAGATATTTACAGCAAGAAAAAACCTTGTAAAATAACTCAAGTGGCCTCAAGAAGTAGTTTGAATATTAATTCTTCATTCTTAAAATATCATAGGTTATCATT
This portion of the Bacillus carboniphilus genome encodes:
- a CDS encoding fibronectin type III domain-containing protein; the encoded protein is MKKHNSFLFIITFLTIAFVNTSIVNADTINWKPTYDLTSTSIQLEWSEIADSYEVIMLNKAETVKDSHTGEENTKLTNKSIWKGKDTTYTIEGLMPERPYQIQILAIENGKGINSVLLDLMTLKESTKSDKESFKLQSFTSNINENQMLDAYINSTLNEDELTLNWTGLPDEDLVYEVYNGSTLLDTVEGNSYTTKVTDGEVYYFSVKGKVKLDESAISERIAQAKSLDISITQDIEASLSYQDYALYYTKEISIENDSLASMNFKEYVDTFVFKYMTFIPLKYGETPYPYRKWDNMYYFGGDTRTQPDFWSSDYRTMFVVYAFLGEEKGIIDYSIVNYSTAYDKNKKLVAVDTEEDGEIYVSNIIKRSDYIFFQLNHSVDVPFDLMDNPLFTPPNIDYRVGTTLYTNGDVVIQGSRDKAPSHEYWGIPYGSDFPIPLYFGKHSGNFNSLFGIDYEIFTARKNLVK